CTCTACCAGGTGCACCGCCCCGACCACACCACCGACGTCGAGGAGACCCTGGGCGCGCTCACCGACCTGGTCCGGGCCGGCAAGGTCCGGGCGTTCGGCTGCTCCACCTTCCCGGCCGAGGAGATCGTCGAGTCGCACCAGGTCGCCGAGCGGCGGGCGCTCGGCCGGTTCCGCACCGAGCAGCCGCCGTACTCGATCCTGGCGCGGGGGATCGAGACCGCGGTGCTGCCGGTCTGCCAGCGGTACGGCATGGGGGTGCTGGTGTGGAGCCCGCTGGCCTCCGGCTTCCTCTCCGGCCGCTACCGCGACGGCCGACCGGTCGACCTCACCGCCGGCCGCCCCGCGCTCACCCCCGCCCGCTTCGACCCGGCGATCCCCGGCAACGCCGCCAAGTACGCCGCGGTCGAGGAGCTCGCCGCGCTCGCCGCCGAGCTGGGGTGCACCCTGCCCGAGCTGGCCGTGGCGTTCACCGTGGCGCACCCGGCGGTCAGCTCCGCGATCATCGGCCCGCGCACCATGGAGCAGCTCGACGGGCTGCTCAAGGGGGCGGCGCTGCGCCTGGACGACCCGGTCCTCGACCGGATCGACGAGATCGTCCCGCCCGGCACCAACCTCTACCAGCCGGACGGGGTCTGGTCACCGCCGGCTCTCACCGACCCCACCCGCAGGCGTCGTCCGCTCGCCGACCGGGCGGCGGCCTGAGGACCCACCGACCGCCGCCGGTAACCGGTGGAGTCGTCGGCCGGCAGCGGGGACACTGTCCGGGTGGATCATCGGAATCTGGTCAGGGTGAGCAAGAAGATGTCCCTGGCCCTGCGGCACCGGCCGGACCGGTTCGGCCTGACCCCGGACCGGGCCGGCTGGGTGCCGGTCGCCGACCTGCTGGCCGCGCTGCGCATCGAGCGGGCCGATCTCGACACGGTGGTGGCCGTCAACGACAAGCAGCGCTTCGCCGTGGAGCCGGGGCCGGACGGCGTCGACCGGATCCGGGCCAACCAGGGCCACTCCATCGACGTCGACCTCGGGCTGACGCCCACCCCACCACCCGACCGGCTCTATCACGGCACCGGCGCTGCCGCGGTGCCGTCCATCATGGCCGAGGGCCTGCGGCGGGGCGACCGGCACCACGTACACCTGTCGGCCGACACCGACACGGCCCGGCGGGTGGGTGCGCGCCGGGGTGGCGCGGTGGCGATCCTGACGGTGGACGCGGCGGCCATGGCCCGCGACGGGCACCTCTTCTATCGCAGTGCGAACGGCGTCTGGCTCGCCGACGCCGTGCCCGCCGCCTATCTGGCCGGCTGACCGGGTCACACCACGGTGACCGGGTGGCGGACCACACCGTCGAAGAGGTAGCCGAGATCGTTGTGGGCGGCCCGGTCGGAGTTGGCCCGCGCCGGTGACGTCGGTGGCCTGGGCGCGCAACGTAGCGGCCCGGTGCGCCGGGTCGCCAGCGCGCCGTCCAGCGCTGCCAGGGCCCGCCCCGGTCGGCGGCGACCAGTTCCGCCGGACGCCAGTCGTCGTCCCCGGTGCTCACCTCCACCCGGTCGATCGGCCCGGCGCCGGACCAGGACCGACCGCGCAGCAGCACCTCCGCGCCGGCCGGGATCCGGGCGTCCCAGGCCAGCTCGAACGCGCTCTTCACCGACTGGGCGGCGAGCGTCGCCCCGCCGGCCGGGTGGTCGGGCCCGAACATCCGGTAGAACGACGTGTTCCACGGTGAGAACAGGGCGGTGGCGGAGACCTCGACCTGGCCGACCCACTTGATCGAGGAGATGCCGATCCAGCCGGGCACCACCAGCCGGACCGGGTGGCCGTGGTCGGCGGGCAGGGGCTCGCCGTTCATCTCGTACGCCAGCAGTACGTCGTCGAGGGCCTTGGCGACCGGCAGCGGTCGGCGTACCCGGCCGAGGTTCACGCCGCCGGTCACGTACTCCGGATCCAGGCCCTCGGGCAGCACGTCGACCGCGGTGTCGGTGAGGCCGGCGAGGCGGAGCACGGTGGCCAGGCGTACGCCCCGCCAGCGGGCCACGCCCACCCCGCCGAGGCGCCAGGCGACCCCCGGAGCCGGGTCGTCCTGCTGGTCGGCGAAGAACCGACGGCCGTTGCCGGCGCACTCGACCAGCGCGGTGGTCTCCTCGGCCGGCAGCCGCCGCAGGTCGTGGTAGCCGAACTCGACCGGGGCGTCGCGGGTCGGCGCCCCGCGCAGGCCGGTGCCGAACAGGCGCAGCCGCCAGGTCTCGGCGTCCAGGTGCGGGGTGACCGTGTGGTTGCGGACGAAGAAGCGGTCGGTGGGCACGACGTACCCCTGCCCGGCCATCGCCTCCCAACGCATCTCGGCGTTGCTGTCGAGCGGGCGCAACAGGCCCTCGGGCAGCGGCTTCGCGATCGGTCGGGCGCTGGCGTCCGGGCCGGGGTCGACGCCGACCGGGACGCCGGCGACCGCGACCGGTTCCCGTTCCTGCGCCGCGGCGGTCAGCGCGGCCATGGCCGCGCCGAGCTCCAGCAGGTCCTGCCGGTCGGTGCCGTCGCAGCGGGCCTGGCCGGCCAGCCACTGCCGGGCCCGCCGGTCGTCGTGCCCAGCTTCCTGCGGGGACGGGGAACGGGACATGACGGACCTCCGGCTCGGCGACGCTGTATTCTATTGAATCAGTAGGACTTTGCGGCGGATCGCCCGCACTCAGGTCGCACCGATCAGCGTCACCACGCCCGCGGCCACCAGCACCCCGGCCCAGAGCCGGTCCACGTTGAACCAGGCCCGGCGCAGCACACCC
The Micromonospora sp. R77 DNA segment above includes these coding regions:
- a CDS encoding aldo/keto reductase, with the translated sequence MRHRVLGGTGITVSVHSLGTMMFGAVGNPDHDDCVRIVHAALDAGITTVDTADMYSAGESEVIVGKALRGRRDDVVLATKVHFPMGEGPNRGGNSRRWIVRAVEESLRRLGTDWIDLYQVHRPDHTTDVEETLGALTDLVRAGKVRAFGCSTFPAEEIVESHQVAERRALGRFRTEQPPYSILARGIETAVLPVCQRYGMGVLVWSPLASGFLSGRYRDGRPVDLTAGRPALTPARFDPAIPGNAAKYAAVEELAALAAELGCTLPELAVAFTVAHPAVSSAIIGPRTMEQLDGLLKGAALRLDDPVLDRIDEIVPPGTNLYQPDGVWSPPALTDPTRRRRPLADRAAA
- a CDS encoding RNA 2'-phosphotransferase — its product is MDHRNLVRVSKKMSLALRHRPDRFGLTPDRAGWVPVADLLAALRIERADLDTVVAVNDKQRFAVEPGPDGVDRIRANQGHSIDVDLGLTPTPPPDRLYHGTGAAAVPSIMAEGLRRGDRHHVHLSADTDTARRVGARRGGAVAILTVDAAAMARDGHLFYRSANGVWLADAVPAAYLAG